The region CGTAGATGGCGGCACCCGCGTCGAACAACGGGTACAGCACGAGCAGGACGGCCGCCAGCGCGCCGATGTCCTTGGCGGTCGTAAACAGGATGAGCGCCCAGACGACGGCGAACACGAAGCGGACGAAATAAAGCCGCCGCAGGGCAGAGGCAGTCCCCGAATGGCCAGGCGAAGCAGCAACGCAACTCACGATGGCCCTTTCAGGAACTTCTCGGACGACAGGACTGTTTTCTAACACACACGTGGCGGTGTCAGCGAAACTTGTCCGAAAGGACGTGCGGGTGGGCCCGGCAGCACCTCCAGGTCGCCGCTGGAGCGACTCCGGGAAATAGGGATCGCAAGCCTTGCCCTCCCCGGGCGTAGGCGTCGTCTCTGCCTACGCCCGGGGAGCTTGTAATCCTTAAGCCTGCTCGATGTCCGAGAACAGCGCCTTGAACGTGGCCTGCGTCCCCACGAGGGTGCCGAAGACATCAGCGGTAACGGTTGTCGCGACCGCTGCGGAGGCGTCCTCGTAGCTGTCGAAGTAGAGGTCGAGCGTCCGGTACGCGGGGGTGGCGGTGCCATCCTCCTTCGGCCACACTTTCGCAGACTCGAGTCGCCGCAGCTTCGGGAACTTCGCTGCGGCAGCCTTTACGTCCGCGTAGGCCCGCTCGAAGTCGTCGAAGCTCGCAGGGTTGTCGATGATGATAGTGATCTTGGTAGGCAAGGAAGTCTCCTCGAAGTAAACAATGTTCGATTTGTTTTCGGACGAAACCAACGCTGCGGACCTGAATTGAAATACCCAACGTTCGCCGGAACGAGCGCTCGGTTCACCGTCAGCGGCCGTAGGTCTCCAACAGCCGCAGCCACACCTCGCTGACGGTCGGGTAGGCCGGAACCGCGTGCCACAGCCGGTCCAGCGGGACCTCGCCGACGATGGCGATGGTCGCGGCGTGGATCAGTTCCGCGACGTCCGGGCCTGCGAGGGTGAAGCCGACGACCACCTTTCGGTCCTCGTCGACGACCATGCGGGCGTGTCCCTTGTAGCCGTCGGCGTGCAGGGAAGCTCCGGCGACGGCCCCGAGGTCGTAGTCCACGACCCGGATCCGTAGCCCAGCTGCCTCGGCCGCAGCCGCGGTCAGGCCCACCGAGGCGATCTCCGGGTCGGTGAAGACCACCTGCGGCACCGCACGTTCGTCGGCCGTCGCCACGTGCCGGCCCCACCTGCCGTCCTCGACCTTTTCGCCCTTCGCCCGGGCCACGACCACGTCGCCCACCGCCCGCGCCTGGTATTTGCCCTGATGGGTCAGCAGCACCCGCCGGTTCACATCGCCGGCGGCGTACAACCACTCCCCGCCACCCATGACGCGCAGGGTGTCGTCGACCGCCAGCCAGGCACCCGGCGCAAGCCCGACCCGGTCGAGGCCGATGTCCTGGGTGTTCGGTGTGCGACCGACCGCCACCAGCACCTCGTCGGCCTCAATCTGCTCGCCGGCGGCGGTCTTGACGCGGACAGTTCCGCTGTCGTCGCGCTTGACGGCGACGGCCTCCGCGCCGAGGCGTACCGACGCACCGGCCTCGCGCAACGACTCGGTGACCAGTTCACCGGCGAACGGCTCCGCCGACGGCAGCACACCGTCGCGGGCCAGCACCGTCACCGACGACCCCAGAGCGGCGAACGCGGTCGCCATCTCGGCCGCCACCACACCACCACCGATGATGGCGAGCCGACGGGGAACCGAACTGGCCGAAGCCGCCTCGCGGCTGGACCAGGGCACCGCTTCGCGCAGCCCCGGGATATCCGGCAACAGGGCGCTGCTTCCGGTGGCAACGACCACGGCGTGGCGCGCGGTCAGCGTCGTGGTGACACCGTCGGTGCCGGTCACCTCGACGACCCGGGCGGAACTGATCCGCCCGTGGCCGCGGTGCAGCGCTATGCCAGCCGACTCGAGCCAGGACACCTGCCCGTCGTCCTGCCAATGCGACGCGAATGAATTCCGCCGGCCGAGCACCGCCGCGACGTCCAGGTCGCCCGTCACCGCCTCCCGCGCACCCGGCAGATGACGAGCCGCCCGCAACGCCGACGCGCTGCGCAGCAACGCCTTGGTCGGCATGCACGCCCAGTACGAGCACTCACCACCGACCAACTCCCGCTCAACGATCGCGGCGGTCAGCCCGCCCTGCACTACCCGATCGGCCACGTTCTCCCCGACCGGACCGGCACCAATCACGATGACGTCGTACTCGGTTGTGGTCATGTCAGTTGCCCTTCGCGGCGCGCCCGAGGCGGATGGCAGCGATGAGGAAGAAGATGGCACCCGGAATGGCGTAGCCAGCGGCGTTGGTCAGCGACGGGTTGTCCGCGGAGGCACCGGCGATGAAGGACCCACCGGCCAGAATCGAGATGCCGCCACTGATGATCATCGGCCACTGCCCGCCCATCTTGCGACGAGTGACCCCCACGATCAACTGAACCAGACCAGCCACGACCGCCCAAGCGCCCCACACCCGCAGGACGGCGGGAATACCGGACGCGCCGGCGACACCCACGCCGACCGCCGTGACCAGGCTTACCGCGATGTTCACGTACAGCAGGGTCGGGGAGCCCGTGGCCCGCGACGACCGGAGGTCGTAGATGGCGGCACCCACGTCGAACAACGGGTAGAGCACGAACAGCGCCACCGCGAGCGGACCGATCTCCTTTGCGGTAGCGATCGTCACGCCAGCCCAGACGATGGCGAATGCGAAGCGGACGAAGTACAGCCGCCGCAGCGCGGAAGCCGTCTGGGAAGTACCGGGCGAAGCAGCAATGGTGGTCACGGGTGACCCTTTCAACGGAGGGGTTAGGTAGACCGATCGTTCTGTCTCACCCAGCATGACAGACCCAACCCGCATCGTCAAGACCGAACGTTCTATCCCCTGCTCCGGCCCTGCTCGCTCGCCGCACGCAACGCCTCCGCTGACGGCGGGAGC is a window of Micromonospora sp. WMMD961 DNA encoding:
- a CDS encoding NAD(P)/FAD-dependent oxidoreductase; this encodes MTTTEYDVIVIGAGPVGENVADRVVQGGLTAAIVERELVGGECSYWACMPTKALLRSASALRAARHLPGAREAVTGDLDVAAVLGRRNSFASHWQDDGQVSWLESAGIALHRGHGRISSARVVEVTGTDGVTTTLTARHAVVVATGSSALLPDIPGLREAVPWSSREAASASSVPRRLAIIGGGVVAAEMATAFAALGSSVTVLARDGVLPSAEPFAGELVTESLREAGASVRLGAEAVAVKRDDSGTVRVKTAAGEQIEADEVLVAVGRTPNTQDIGLDRVGLAPGAWLAVDDTLRVMGGGEWLYAAGDVNRRVLLTHQGKYQARAVGDVVVARAKGEKVEDGRWGRHVATADERAVPQVVFTDPEIASVGLTAAAAEAAGLRIRVVDYDLGAVAGASLHADGYKGHARMVVDEDRKVVVGFTLAGPDVAELIHAATIAIVGEVPLDRLWHAVPAYPTVSEVWLRLLETYGR